A region from the Brachyspira pilosicoli genome encodes:
- a CDS encoding response regulator translates to MAKTILIVDDSNTARASVEYTLKKGSYDVISADDGTTGLEAVNKASNIDMIITDLNMPKMDGIEFIKNVRKFDKYKYTPILMLTTESQDDKKMEGKAAGASGWLVKPFNPTQLLDVVKRFLN, encoded by the coding sequence ATGGCTAAAACAATACTAATAGTAGACGATTCAAATACTGCTAGGGCATCTGTTGAGTATACTTTGAAGAAGGGGAGTTATGATGTAATTTCTGCTGATGATGGCACTACAGGATTAGAAGCTGTAAATAAGGCTTCAAATATTGATATGATAATTACAGATTTGAATATGCCTAAGATGGATGGTATAGAGTTTATTAAGAATGTTAGAAAATTTGATAAGTATAAATATACTCCTATACTTATGCTTACAACAGAATCTCAAGATGATAAGAAGATGGAAGGTAAGGCAGCAGGAGCTAGCGGTTGGTTAGTAAAACCTTTCAACCCTACACAGCTTTTAGATGTTGTTAAACGTTTTTTGAATTAA
- a CDS encoding anti-anti-sigma factor: MSVIEIDENLNIRTMSKYFKNTIKAANYNEDTTIKFPEDSHLDLAGLQILYSIKKELDKNQKKLIVEGLDKSFIEYLNMANK, from the coding sequence ATGTCTGTTATAGAGATAGACGAAAATCTTAATATAAGAACTATGAGTAAGTATTTTAAAAATACTATAAAGGCAGCTAATTATAATGAAGATACAACAATAAAATTTCCAGAAGATAGTCATTTAGACTTAGCTGGCTTACAAATACTATATTCTATAAAAAAAGAACTTGATAAAAATCAAAAAAAACTTATAGTAGAAGGGTTAGATAAATCTTTTATAGAATATTTAAATATGGCAAACAAATAA
- a CDS encoding L,D-transpeptidase family protein, with product MLKYIITSLFILNTLLFSANFLNEQKRYPRVRKAIEDKEQIIKQNLQKNNISINKLNIIITAYKEESTLEIYAKNNTDKTYKKISQYTIAAKSGILGPKRMEGDLQVPEGFYYIDRFNPASSYYLSLGINYPNKSDKIKGKKNRLGGDIFIHGSEVTIGCIPMTDDKIKEIYLYAVYSKNNGQSKIPVYIFPFKMTEENIKNRRESEKLINFWKNIKVGYDVFMDSKKEIIYKINENGNYEY from the coding sequence ATGTTAAAATACATAATAACATCATTATTTATATTAAATACATTACTATTTTCAGCAAACTTTTTAAATGAGCAAAAAAGATACCCAAGAGTAAGAAAAGCTATAGAAGATAAAGAACAAATAATCAAACAAAATCTACAAAAAAACAATATATCTATAAACAAATTAAATATAATAATTACAGCATATAAAGAAGAATCTACATTAGAAATATATGCAAAAAACAATACCGACAAAACCTACAAAAAAATAAGCCAATACACTATAGCAGCAAAATCTGGTATATTAGGCCCTAAAAGAATGGAAGGAGATTTACAAGTTCCTGAAGGTTTTTATTATATAGATAGGTTTAATCCAGCAAGCAGTTATTATTTATCTTTAGGTATTAACTACCCTAATAAATCCGATAAAATAAAAGGTAAAAAAAATAGGCTAGGAGGCGATATATTTATACATGGCTCTGAAGTTACTATAGGATGCATACCTATGACAGATGATAAAATAAAAGAAATTTATTTGTATGCAGTATATTCTAAAAATAACGGACAATCAAAAATACCTGTATATATATTCCCTTTCAAAATGACAGAAGAAAACATTAAAAATAGAAGAGAATCAGAAAAATTAATAAACTTTTGGAAAAACATAAAAGTAGGATATGATGTATTTATGGACAGCAAAAAAGAAATAATATATAAAATAAATGAAAATGGAAATTATGAATATTGA
- a CDS encoding chemotaxis protein has translation MLDSTTVYGNVNENILDYSAILEATVKDIQNFLTEFGRVYSFIGEKFPLIEQEMKNENEKSISLLSYFTEKDSKKNFSNDFQENQEDFFKSFDRMQSLINQDDVLSNSIIEDVNIISNVMDSIEEIRKLADQIKVYSLNAIIIASKYGSGGKAFGEISKNIIKMSETSNEQADQMNRIGQELFVQFDRFKDEILKTNEMQRRSFNIMREQLDKEHNNMVNSFATFSNMISDIISRVDNSYDYIFEVMMILPQEDIIRQQTEHIIESIKHIVEENRKFIDTYGKEVVAINNAAELENNESLEHKLLDLLTFDDVVLSLIIENFKSIHKEILDNNARINDSLKGLKESLLDISSDRNTIVEYMIGAQSGKSEFPFSVSDSIFNEYLGFIKLYLDNFKLFLSNKHRISDNNAGIIDSIEELENMFLETKNIAKAFNSVNFLAKIELEKNSNIFSDSQTFSMVSVESIATNITDTVDVCLEKFENIKTTIFSAINKFKFNINQQSIENLYIESMMDNIYKRLEESKSIIEDNIKGLDTHAKELFNLIEKTLIDLSSLTTLLTKINEIMEVFNKMRDIIRSKKNEYYKTLNIENWKIESDKYMEIVNYYTIKKERTIANSILSGDETLNVDINIEEGSDSGDFTLF, from the coding sequence GTGTTGGATAGCACTACAGTTTATGGTAATGTTAATGAGAATATTCTTGATTATTCTGCAATCTTAGAGGCTACTGTAAAAGATATACAAAATTTTTTAACAGAATTTGGAAGAGTTTACAGTTTTATAGGTGAGAAGTTTCCATTAATAGAACAAGAAATGAAAAATGAAAATGAGAAGTCTATTTCTCTTCTAAGTTATTTTACAGAAAAAGATAGTAAAAAGAATTTCTCTAATGACTTCCAAGAAAATCAAGAAGACTTTTTTAAATCTTTTGATAGAATGCAGTCTTTAATTAATCAAGATGATGTTTTATCAAATTCCATTATTGAAGACGTTAATATTATTAGTAATGTAATGGATTCTATAGAAGAGATAAGAAAATTGGCAGACCAGATAAAAGTTTATTCGCTTAATGCTATTATCATAGCTTCAAAGTATGGTTCAGGCGGTAAGGCTTTCGGAGAGATATCTAAAAACATCATAAAAATGTCAGAAACTTCAAACGAGCAGGCCGATCAGATGAATAGAATAGGGCAGGAGTTATTTGTACAGTTCGATAGGTTTAAAGATGAGATATTAAAAACTAATGAGATGCAAAGAAGAAGCTTTAATATAATGAGAGAGCAATTAGATAAAGAGCATAATAATATGGTTAATTCTTTTGCTACTTTTTCTAATATGATTTCTGATATAATATCAAGAGTAGACAATAGCTATGATTATATATTTGAAGTGATGATGATACTTCCGCAAGAAGATATTATTAGACAACAGACAGAGCATATAATAGAGTCTATAAAACATATTGTAGAAGAGAATAGAAAGTTTATAGATACTTATGGAAAGGAAGTAGTTGCTATAAACAATGCGGCAGAATTAGAAAATAATGAATCTTTAGAGCATAAATTATTAGATTTGCTTACTTTCGATGACGTGGTTTTAAGTTTGATAATAGAAAATTTTAAATCTATACATAAAGAGATTTTAGATAATAATGCCCGCATAAATGATAGCTTAAAGGGTCTTAAAGAAAGTTTGCTTGACATATCATCAGATAGAAACACAATAGTTGAATATATGATAGGTGCTCAATCAGGCAAATCAGAGTTTCCTTTTAGCGTATCAGATTCTATATTTAATGAATATTTAGGTTTTATTAAGCTTTATTTAGACAATTTTAAATTATTTTTAAGCAATAAACATAGAATATCAGATAATAATGCTGGTATAATAGATTCTATAGAAGAACTTGAGAATATGTTTTTAGAGACAAAAAATATTGCTAAAGCATTTAACTCTGTTAATTTTTTAGCTAAAATAGAATTAGAGAAAAATAGTAATATATTCAGCGATTCTCAAACATTTTCTATGGTTAGTGTGGAATCTATAGCTACAAATATTACTGATACTGTAGATGTTTGTTTGGAGAAATTTGAAAATATAAAGACTACAATATTTAGTGCTATTAATAAATTTAAATTTAATATTAATCAGCAGTCTATAGAAAATTTATACATAGAATCTATGATGGATAATATTTATAAACGCTTGGAAGAATCTAAATCTATCATAGAAGATAATATTAAAGGTTTAGATACGCATGCTAAAGAGTTATTTAATTTGATAGAAAAAACTCTAATAGATTTAAGTTCTTTAACTACTCTCTTAACAAAGATTAATGAGATAATGGAAGTATTTAATAAGATGCGTGATATTATAAGAAGTAAGAAAAATGAATATTATAAGACTTTAAATATAGAGAATTGGAAAATAGAAAGTGATAAATATATGGAAATAGTAAATTATTATACTATAAAGAAAGAGCGAACTATAGCGAACAGTATTTTATCTGGAGATGAGACATTAAATGTCGATATTAACATAGAAGAAGGTTCGGATAGTGGGGATTTTACATTATTTTAG
- a CDS encoding CapA family protein: MKKIISILFILMFLFSCESKENKQSNEPIKKAKLVFTGDIMTHPKVVEAFKGNDILIDLKDYFKGDIVFANLEFVVNTNKPPMPYPEFNGSKEYLEYFFNYFNTFSIANNHAYDQGAKAETETVSMLHQNNILTLGGSTNSPYISPIITNINGIPIFISAYTMLDNGLSHKTNKDGHFYFMNFYPKKDDLVEKVKSDMALATNNEIKIISLHFGYEYTIAPEDTTIETARALIENGVDIIIGHHPHVPRPAEVYNGTNNSGIIIYSLGNFIANHKGRYPYLDIGTILSLEINENREISFSYIPTYYAFFRDNGFEFVMKPIKENPSINMPTLSSNYVYSAYDTNAIKSGYQLINSFYSSLTNENVKDIFVLY; the protein is encoded by the coding sequence ATGAAAAAAATTATTAGTATATTATTTATATTGATGTTTCTTTTTTCATGCGAATCTAAAGAAAATAAACAAAGTAATGAGCCTATAAAAAAGGCAAAGTTAGTTTTTACAGGCGACATTATGACTCACCCAAAAGTTGTAGAAGCTTTTAAGGGTAATGATATACTAATAGATTTAAAAGATTATTTTAAAGGGGATATTGTATTTGCAAATTTAGAGTTTGTAGTAAATACTAATAAACCTCCAATGCCTTATCCAGAATTTAATGGCTCTAAAGAATATTTAGAATATTTCTTTAATTATTTTAACACTTTTTCTATAGCGAATAATCATGCATATGACCAAGGAGCTAAAGCAGAAACAGAAACAGTATCTATGCTTCATCAAAATAATATACTCACATTAGGAGGCTCAACAAACTCACCGTATATCTCTCCTATAATAACAAATATAAACGGTATACCAATATTTATATCAGCATACACTATGCTTGATAATGGATTAAGCCATAAAACAAATAAAGATGGTCATTTTTATTTTATGAACTTCTATCCAAAAAAAGATGATTTAGTAGAAAAAGTAAAAAGCGATATGGCTTTAGCAACAAACAATGAAATAAAAATAATATCATTGCATTTTGGTTATGAATACACAATAGCCCCAGAAGACACAACTATAGAAACAGCAAGAGCATTAATAGAAAATGGGGTGGATATTATAATAGGTCATCATCCGCATGTACCAAGACCTGCTGAAGTTTATAACGGCACTAATAATAGCGGTATAATAATATATTCTTTGGGTAATTTTATTGCTAACCATAAAGGAAGATATCCGTATTTAGATATAGGCACTATTCTATCATTAGAAATTAATGAAAACAGAGAAATTAGTTTTTCTTATATTCCAACATATTATGCATTTTTTAGAGATAATGGTTTTGAGTTTGTAATGAAGCCTATAAAAGAAAATCCAAGCATCAATATGCCTACATTATCAAGCAATTATGTTTATAGTGCTTATGACACCAATGCTATAAAATCAGGCTATCAATTAATAAATAGCTTCTACTCATCGCTTACAAACGAAAATGTGAAAGATATTTTTGTATTATACTAA
- a CDS encoding chemotaxis protein CheX encodes MATTPIKFMDVRFINPFIVSLVSIFKEMAGIPMEKGTLVKGQGRKLFSGYGVAIGIVGDVNGQVLYEFPENFSQLLTESLTDKKRSDYDSEDEFEDMMRSVINEMGNTISGLAITKLSEEGISCDITPPILYYGKEIQIIPKNLQTIIIPFQSNIGFVSVNIAMDA; translated from the coding sequence ATGGCTACGACTCCTATAAAATTTATGGATGTTAGATTTATAAATCCTTTCATAGTATCTCTGGTTTCTATATTTAAAGAAATGGCTGGTATTCCTATGGAAAAAGGAACTTTAGTAAAAGGACAAGGACGTAAATTATTTTCAGGCTACGGTGTTGCTATAGGAATAGTTGGAGATGTTAATGGGCAAGTTTTGTATGAATTCCCTGAAAATTTTTCTCAGCTTCTAACAGAAAGCCTTACAGATAAAAAGAGAAGTGATTATGACTCTGAAGATGAGTTTGAAGATATGATGAGAAGTGTTATAAATGAAATGGGTAATACTATAAGCGGTCTTGCTATTACTAAATTATCTGAAGAAGGCATAAGCTGCGATATTACTCCTCCTATACTCTATTATGGAAAAGAAATTCAAATTATCCCAAAAAACTTACAAACTATTATAATACCTTTTCAATCTAATATTGGCTTCGTTAGCGTTAATATAGCTATGGACGCTTAA
- a CDS encoding hemolysin family protein, with translation MEVILIYLFEIFSILILIMLSGLFSGSETAYTSIDEVTLMRLVRENKIKEDDTRYWGKTNSMIPTLLVGNNIVNITASSIITVFAIRLADALPHISGSVMVTISTTLITILIIIFGEILPKVIMRVNAEKLIPSLLYFMKVFYFIFTPITFIMDKITTFLMNYFVPKKLRNKEKKSALSSIEDITTIINLGHKAGIIKGYTHDLLTGVMDFRNKTVEEIMTPRVDMVCIEADTDINEIMRLTVDTGLSRFPVYEETIDHIIGIFHTRALFKDYIKNNGKASKMKKKAIDYIMLPYFVPETKTISSLFTDMQKRKLQMAITIDEYGGTSGLVTMEDIVEEIMGDIEDESDKKEKDLIKLKGKRIIVNGTASIEDVNEVLNLNIEHEEYQTIAGYVLDKLDHIPDVNERLILNDYRVRIMKVEDRRIIEMEFTPINSIRISDVNNINNTEVNTEINTEKDEE, from the coding sequence ATGGAAGTTATATTAATTTATTTATTTGAAATATTTAGCATATTAATACTAATAATGCTATCAGGGCTTTTTTCTGGAAGTGAAACAGCATACACAAGTATAGACGAAGTAACATTAATGCGTCTTGTGAGAGAAAACAAAATTAAAGAAGATGATACAAGATATTGGGGTAAAACTAATTCTATGATACCCACACTCCTCGTAGGAAATAATATAGTTAATATTACAGCAAGCTCAATAATAACTGTATTTGCTATAAGATTAGCCGATGCTCTGCCTCATATATCCGGAAGCGTAATGGTTACTATATCAACAACTTTAATTACAATACTTATTATTATATTTGGTGAGATACTTCCAAAAGTTATAATGAGAGTAAATGCCGAAAAACTTATACCTTCCCTACTCTATTTTATGAAAGTTTTTTATTTTATATTTACTCCTATCACCTTTATAATGGATAAAATCACTACTTTTTTAATGAATTATTTTGTACCAAAGAAATTAAGAAACAAAGAAAAAAAGAGTGCATTATCAAGCATAGAAGACATAACAACAATAATTAATTTAGGACATAAAGCAGGTATTATCAAAGGCTATACACATGATTTGCTTACTGGTGTAATGGACTTTAGAAACAAAACAGTAGAAGAGATAATGACTCCTCGTGTGGATATGGTATGTATAGAGGCTGATACTGACATTAATGAAATTATGCGCTTAACAGTTGACACTGGTCTTTCAAGATTTCCTGTTTATGAAGAGACTATTGACCACATTATAGGCATATTTCACACAAGGGCTTTATTTAAAGATTATATAAAAAACAACGGCAAAGCAAGCAAAATGAAAAAGAAAGCAATAGATTATATTATGCTTCCATATTTTGTGCCTGAAACAAAAACTATTAGCAGTTTATTTACCGATATGCAAAAAAGAAAATTACAGATGGCTATTACAATAGATGAATATGGCGGCACTTCTGGACTTGTTACTATGGAAGACATTGTTGAAGAGATTATGGGAGATATTGAAGATGAGAGTGACAAAAAAGAAAAGGATTTAATAAAGTTAAAAGGAAAGAGAATTATAGTAAATGGAACAGCATCAATCGAAGATGTAAATGAAGTATTGAATTTAAATATAGAACATGAAGAATATCAAACTATAGCAGGATATGTGTTAGATAAATTAGACCATATACCTGATGTAAATGAAAGGCTTATATTGAATGATTATAGAGTAAGGATAATGAAAGTTGAAGACAGAAGAATAATAGAGATGGAATTTACTCCTATAAATAGCATTAGAATATCCGATGTAAATAATATAAATAACACTGAAGTTAATACAGAAATTAATACAGAAAAGGACGAGGAATAG
- a CDS encoding chemotaxis protein CheA produces MFDSDEFISIFLSEANEIVEGLENDLVLLEDNKSDEDLLNKIFRSAHTLKSSAGTVGFTTMSELNHVAENLLEKVRSGKLDVTPQMITVLLEFLDTVKLMLQNIVDGVGEADGVTNIESLKAKIKAIAEGNDISTVSVEKKEEAPKTEENAKKEESKESSSNNMFHIEMIFKPSIFDNGIDPLMFLNDLKAIGTISNLKIDISNLPAISDLEDPYACYTQFSLDVETSSTLEQVQNIFLFVIDDNDINITEKVEEKEEEAKPVEEKAEEKAEEKHKEEKQETKEEVHDDKANKAVPAAKPTGTKVQAPSTVRVDIRKLDSLMNLIGELVIAQSRIMQLTQNLDIDNGLKEAVSSMDRTSRQIQEEVMNIRMMPIGPIFTQFHRYVRDLNLELNKEVKLVLKGETTEIDKNMLEQLSDPLKHIIRNSMDHGIEKTKEERIARGKPEYGTITMSAAHQEGHVVIEVSDDGNGLNKEKIFNKAVEKGLLSKDGNYSDAEIYRTIFSPGLSTAEKVTDISGRGVGMDVVRANVEKMKGKIEIKSAEGVGSTFIIKLPLTLAIIEGITFAIGEQIYVMPLISIIEQIKIKSDQVKPFEGKGEMIKIRDEYLPLIRLHKVFEIDTQVNEIDDGIVVVVEAGYRKCAIFVDELLDQQQVVIKSLDSAFSKHAGIAGGTILGDGRIALIIDIQGLVNISLQNKVNNGVK; encoded by the coding sequence ATGTTTGATAGTGATGAATTTATTTCGATATTTTTGAGTGAGGCTAATGAGATAGTTGAAGGACTTGAAAATGATTTAGTTTTACTCGAAGATAATAAAAGTGATGAAGACCTTTTAAATAAAATATTTAGGAGTGCTCACACTTTAAAATCTTCTGCCGGCACTGTTGGTTTTACTACAATGAGTGAGTTAAACCACGTAGCAGAAAACTTATTAGAGAAGGTAAGAAGCGGTAAATTGGATGTTACGCCGCAAATGATTACTGTTCTATTAGAGTTTTTAGACACTGTAAAACTTATGCTTCAAAACATAGTAGATGGTGTTGGGGAAGCAGATGGAGTTACAAATATAGAAAGCTTAAAAGCTAAAATAAAAGCTATAGCTGAAGGAAATGATATAAGCACTGTATCTGTAGAAAAAAAGGAAGAGGCCCCTAAGACAGAAGAAAATGCTAAAAAAGAAGAAAGTAAAGAATCTTCTTCAAATAATATGTTTCATATTGAAATGATATTTAAACCTAGCATTTTTGATAATGGTATAGATCCTCTCATGTTTTTAAATGACCTTAAAGCTATAGGTACTATTAGTAATTTAAAAATAGATATTAGTAATTTGCCTGCTATATCCGATTTAGAAGATCCTTATGCTTGTTACACTCAATTTTCATTAGATGTTGAAACTTCTTCTACTTTAGAGCAAGTTCAAAATATATTCTTATTTGTTATAGATGATAATGATATTAATATTACTGAGAAAGTAGAAGAGAAAGAAGAGGAAGCTAAGCCTGTTGAAGAAAAGGCTGAAGAGAAAGCTGAAGAAAAACATAAAGAAGAGAAACAAGAAACAAAAGAAGAAGTTCATGATGATAAAGCTAATAAAGCAGTTCCTGCCGCTAAGCCTACAGGAACTAAGGTTCAAGCTCCTTCTACTGTAAGAGTTGATATAAGAAAATTAGATAGTTTAATGAACTTGATTGGAGAGCTTGTTATAGCACAATCAAGAATAATGCAGCTAACACAAAATTTAGATATAGATAATGGATTAAAAGAGGCAGTTAGTTCTATGGACAGAACCTCAAGACAAATACAAGAAGAGGTTATGAATATAAGAATGATGCCTATAGGTCCTATATTCACACAATTCCATAGATATGTAAGAGACCTTAACTTAGAATTAAACAAAGAAGTAAAATTAGTTCTTAAAGGTGAAACTACAGAGATAGATAAAAATATGTTAGAGCAGTTATCTGACCCACTTAAACATATTATTAGAAACTCTATGGACCATGGTATAGAAAAAACTAAAGAAGAGAGAATTGCAAGAGGAAAGCCTGAATATGGTACTATTACAATGTCAGCAGCTCACCAAGAGGGACATGTTGTTATAGAGGTGTCTGATGATGGTAATGGTTTAAATAAAGAAAAAATATTTAATAAAGCTGTAGAGAAAGGCTTATTATCAAAAGACGGCAATTACTCTGATGCTGAAATATATAGAACAATATTTAGTCCTGGTTTATCAACAGCAGAAAAAGTTACTGACATATCCGGAAGGGGTGTTGGTATGGACGTTGTTAGGGCTAATGTTGAAAAGATGAAAGGAAAGATTGAGATAAAGAGTGCTGAAGGTGTTGGAAGCACATTTATTATTAAACTTCCTTTAACTTTAGCTATTATAGAAGGTATTACTTTTGCTATAGGTGAGCAGATTTATGTAATGCCATTAATATCTATCATAGAGCAGATAAAAATTAAGAGCGACCAGGTTAAGCCTTTTGAAGGAAAAGGTGAGATGATAAAAATCAGAGATGAATATTTGCCTCTCATAAGACTTCATAAGGTATTTGAGATAGACACTCAAGTTAATGAAATAGATGACGGTATAGTTGTAGTTGTTGAGGCAGGATATAGAAAGTGTGCTATATTTGTAGATGAGTTATTGGATCAGCAGCAGGTTGTTATTAAGTCTTTAGATTCTGCTTTCAGCAAGCATGCAGGAATTGCTGGAGGCACTATACTTGGAGATGGTAGAATAGCTCTCATTATAGATATACAGGGGCTTGTTAATATATCTTTACAAAATAAAGTTAATAATGGCGTTAAATAA
- a CDS encoding WESB_1763 family membrane protein: MIYLSKKINDVSFINTYRIWANYFVIAVLLNYIFFRVFIINNESVFYILSYILNYTILITFFLLLFYKFYNYMFDSRISYSILGMVFLITGTLKLYITHINIYNIIELLFFISALALTIYILLPIIIKKDIYEITRGVYIFLLLSLVSSNLNYITISINKLLDFDFLHYLSSYLSVYLSKVSSISFITLMIAYIMIFMNEIIIKNINKSFALLILIIISATAFLFGERFLFFTISLYNALNVGIYLPTLIYIIIIILFLITLFSSFTASLLLKKYYPELIAFSLLILSGLDMNNFSLRLISMFSIIELSNLINKNDEIK; encoded by the coding sequence ATGATATATTTGTCAAAAAAAATAAATGATGTTTCTTTTATAAATACATATCGTATTTGGGCTAATTATTTTGTTATTGCCGTATTATTAAATTATATATTTTTTAGAGTTTTTATCATCAATAATGAATCCGTATTTTACATACTTTCTTATATACTGAATTATACTATTTTAATTACATTTTTTTTATTGCTTTTTTATAAATTTTATAATTACATGTTTGATTCTCGAATTTCATATTCGATTCTTGGTATGGTATTTCTTATCACTGGAACATTAAAACTATATATAACACACATAAATATATATAATATTATAGAATTATTATTTTTTATTTCTGCTTTAGCGCTTACTATATACATACTTCTCCCAATCATAATTAAAAAAGATATATATGAAATAACAAGAGGGGTATATATTTTTTTACTATTAAGTTTAGTGTCATCTAATCTAAATTACATAACAATATCAATCAATAAATTATTAGATTTTGACTTTTTGCATTATTTATCTTCTTATTTATCAGTATATCTATCAAAAGTATCTTCTATATCTTTTATAACATTAATGATAGCGTATATAATGATATTTATGAATGAGATAATAATAAAAAACATAAATAAATCTTTTGCATTATTAATACTCATTATTATATCTGCAACAGCATTTTTATTTGGAGAGAGATTTTTATTTTTCACAATTTCTTTGTATAATGCTCTAAATGTAGGGATATATCTTCCAACACTAATATACATAATTATAATAATTTTGTTTTTAATAACTCTATTTAGCTCTTTTACAGCATCATTGCTTTTAAAAAAATATTATCCTGAGCTTATAGCTTTCAGCTTATTGATTTTATCCGGACTTGATATGAATAACTTTTCTTTAAGATTAATATCAATGTTTTCAATAATTGAGCTTTCGAATTTAATTAATAAAAACGATGAAATTAAATAA
- a CDS encoding peptidoglycan recognition family protein, with the protein MKNIVILFFFITLISCSSSKKIVSNKENNTIEIHNIYKIYPSTLKLSLMSEYSQKHYGYPNYSLINPQIIVVHSTETRNLQVALNVFQNDFLIGRKDIDSGGDVNVGTHFLVDTNGAIYASTPLEYMARHTIGLNYTAISIENIGFAGKLTKEQLNSNIKLIKYLKNHYKSIKYVIGHYEYRDTNSPHYHLFREIDPTYRFTIKTDPGYDFMQEIKQRIH; encoded by the coding sequence ATGAAAAATATTGTTATATTATTCTTTTTTATAACTCTAATATCATGTAGTAGCAGTAAAAAGATTGTATCAAATAAAGAAAACAATACTATAGAAATACACAATATATATAAAATATATCCAAGTACATTAAAATTAAGTTTAATGTCTGAATATAGCCAAAAACATTATGGTTATCCAAATTATAGTTTAATTAATCCTCAAATAATAGTTGTGCACTCTACTGAAACAAGAAATTTACAAGTAGCTCTAAATGTTTTTCAAAATGATTTTCTTATAGGAAGAAAAGATATAGATTCTGGCGGAGATGTTAATGTGGGCACGCATTTTTTAGTTGATACAAATGGAGCTATATATGCAAGTACTCCTTTAGAATACATGGCAAGACACACTATAGGTTTAAATTACACAGCAATAAGTATAGAAAATATAGGTTTTGCTGGTAAGCTTACAAAAGAGCAGCTTAATTCAAACATTAAACTAATTAAATATTTAAAAAATCATTATAAAAGCATAAAATATGTCATAGGGCATTATGAATATAGAGATACCAATTCACCGCATTATCATCTTTTTAGAGAAATAGACCCCACATACAGATTTACAATAAAAACAGACCCCGGATATGATTTTATGCAAGAAATAAAACAAAGGATACATTAA